A single Arachnia propionica DNA region contains:
- a CDS encoding DUF4132 domain-containing protein, translating to MQWIPTGTGHELAIRDGVIVARNSKGKELASVPPAARKTSAWEDLDAALSFLHTHDAEAGAEVERWLLRSLPVPRAVLAEVWADEAWRSWLTDLVVASDDGKVAGFLRAADPCGLGVVDLDGESVTITAERVLLPHPALLADLDDLREFAVELGIKQRFDQLFREVHRRPDGIAPEVVELTQYAGGEFEQLRFAAGRASSAGFKVSGGYATCLCFEDGEPIMARYWIGAESPECETVTGDLHWVRNDRIVPVAEVGPLAYSEGVRMAAHIFAGRKVKADKDER from the coding sequence ATGCAGTGGATCCCAACCGGCACCGGACATGAACTGGCGATTCGTGACGGCGTGATCGTCGCACGGAACAGCAAGGGCAAGGAGTTGGCCTCGGTGCCGCCAGCCGCGAGGAAAACCTCGGCGTGGGAGGACCTGGACGCGGCCCTGTCCTTCCTGCACACCCACGACGCCGAGGCCGGTGCGGAGGTGGAACGCTGGTTGCTGCGCTCCCTGCCGGTACCGCGGGCGGTGCTGGCCGAGGTATGGGCCGATGAGGCGTGGCGTTCCTGGCTCACCGACCTGGTGGTCGCCTCCGACGACGGCAAGGTGGCGGGTTTCCTCCGTGCCGCCGACCCCTGCGGCCTGGGCGTGGTCGATCTGGACGGTGAATCCGTCACCATCACTGCCGAACGGGTTTTGCTCCCCCACCCCGCGCTGCTGGCCGATCTCGACGACCTGCGTGAGTTCGCAGTCGAACTGGGCATCAAGCAGCGTTTCGACCAGCTGTTCCGCGAGGTGCACCGCCGCCCCGATGGCATCGCCCCGGAGGTCGTCGAACTCACCCAGTACGCGGGGGGCGAGTTCGAGCAGCTGCGTTTCGCCGCTGGCCGCGCTTCCTCCGCAGGTTTCAAGGTGTCGGGTGGCTACGCCACCTGCCTGTGCTTCGAGGATGGCGAACCGATCATGGCCCGGTACTGGATCGGGGCGGAGTCTCCGGAGTGCGAAACGGTCACGGGGGACCTGCACTGGGTGCGCAACGACCGCATCGTACCCGTCGCCGAGGTCGGCCCGCTGGCCTACTCGGAGGGGGTGCGCATGGCTGCGCACATCTTCGCTGGCCGCAAGGTGAAGGCGGACAAGGACGAGCGGTGA
- a CDS encoding proline-rich domain-containing protein — translation MSTPNGPGTPNQPGGTGGPAQQPGAPQFIPPGQGQLQGHQGPPQGHPGNMNMPPQGPATQGRSGPPQAPQGPPVTQGPPVMQGPPVAQGQSVPPPYGAGYTQQGAGQSPKNSKTGLWVGIGAVAVVVVVALALVLSGVFSGGSGGGAAGGAGGSGKSADPKETAKTIATNYLTAISEGRATDAKKLLYSISDDDSLLTDEVLKDSLTRAPITDINVGEPTGEYSSFDVSVTYKVGDELASDEYKVSTGSGKILTSLPSLRLYSLKGVDITVNGVKAKSGESSHAVFPGSYVVASANKYLEVDGNTTVVVTSGKDHTSSSDLKLKVSQAGIDLFREKVVAEAKACLASKALDPGCNIAISATTQNGGTVAEGSVTRTQNSENAAKLENAVPKPGTSVPTIISARDLGEIQVTATCTDSRGSGPCKLLSGKGARFPTASLNVAEENPKVTWEER, via the coding sequence ATGTCAACACCGAATGGGCCGGGAACCCCCAACCAGCCCGGCGGAACCGGAGGACCCGCCCAGCAGCCGGGGGCACCGCAGTTCATTCCCCCGGGACAGGGGCAGCTCCAGGGACACCAAGGACCTCCCCAGGGGCATCCGGGAAACATGAACATGCCGCCGCAGGGACCAGCCACACAGGGGCGGTCCGGGCCGCCGCAGGCCCCGCAGGGACCGCCGGTGACACAGGGACCGCCGGTGATGCAGGGACCGCCGGTGGCGCAGGGGCAATCGGTACCTCCCCCATATGGGGCGGGCTACACCCAGCAGGGGGCGGGGCAGTCCCCGAAGAACTCGAAAACCGGTCTGTGGGTCGGGATCGGGGCCGTCGCCGTGGTGGTGGTCGTGGCGCTGGCGCTGGTGCTCTCGGGCGTCTTTTCCGGCGGTTCCGGTGGTGGAGCCGCCGGTGGGGCGGGGGGATCCGGGAAATCGGCGGATCCCAAGGAAACCGCCAAGACCATCGCCACGAACTACCTCACCGCGATCTCCGAGGGGCGCGCTACCGACGCCAAGAAACTCCTGTATTCCATTTCGGACGATGATTCACTGCTCACCGATGAGGTGCTGAAGGATTCGCTGACCCGGGCCCCGATCACCGACATCAACGTCGGTGAACCCACCGGGGAGTACAGCAGTTTCGATGTTTCCGTCACCTACAAGGTGGGCGACGAATTGGCCAGCGACGAGTACAAGGTGAGCACCGGAAGCGGAAAAATACTCACGTCGCTTCCCAGCCTGAGGCTCTATTCCCTCAAGGGGGTCGACATCACCGTGAACGGCGTGAAGGCGAAGAGCGGTGAGAGCAGCCATGCGGTGTTCCCGGGAAGCTATGTCGTCGCCTCCGCCAACAAGTACCTCGAGGTCGACGGGAACACCACCGTCGTCGTCACCAGCGGGAAAGACCACACCTCATCGTCGGATCTCAAGCTCAAGGTGAGCCAGGCGGGCATCGACCTGTTCCGTGAGAAAGTCGTTGCCGAGGCAAAGGCGTGCCTGGCCTCCAAGGCCCTCGACCCGGGGTGCAACATCGCAATCAGCGCCACCACCCAGAACGGGGGAACCGTCGCCGAGGGCAGCGTCACACGCACCCAGAACTCCGAGAACGCCGCCAAGCTGGAAAACGCCGTTCCCAAACCCGGCACCTCGGTGCCCACCATCATCTCGGCCCGGGATCTCGGCGAGATTCAGGTCACCGCCACCTGCACCGATTCGAGAGGATCGGGTCCCTGCAAACTCCTGTCCGGCAAGGGGGCAAGGTTCCCGACGGCATCGCTCAACGTTGCCGAGGAAAACCCGAAGGTGACGTGGGAGGAGAGATAG
- a CDS encoding 2-oxoacid:acceptor oxidoreductase subunit alpha: protein MFVAETRSLDRVVIRFAGDSGDGMQLTGDRFTAESASLGNDIATLPNYPAEIRAPQGTLPGVSSFQVHFADYDIVTPGDRPDVLVAMNPAALKANLGDLPKGGVIIVDEGDFTKRNLAKVGWDANPLTDGSLADWKVHSLDLTGMATAAAKPFGLGRKDAGRTKNMFALGLLCWLYSRDTSGTIDFLKTKFASKPEIRDANLAAFRAGHAYGETTEVFEHRYHVASAPMKPGRYRQITGNLATAYGLMAGADRAGMQLFLGSYPITPASDILHELSRRKDVGVVTVQAEDEIAGICSALGASYAGLLGVTTTSGPGMALKMEAVGLGVMTELPLVIVDVQRAGPSTGMPTKTEQADLFQAVMGRNGESPVAVLAARSPADCFAIAVEACRIAVKYRTPVIVLTDGYLGNGAEPWRIPDLDDINPIVPGYATEPNATDPKGKPVFHPYLRDENLARAFAVPGTPGLEHRIGGLEKNSATGAISYVPDNHDLMVRTRQAKIDGIVRDIPDVEVHDPSGRARLLVLGWGSTYGPITAAARRVRLGGREVATAHLRHLNPMPANLGEVLRGYDRVLVPEMNLGQLAFLLRARYLVDVQSYSRVRGLPISVGELEADLTAEIDSLEVE from the coding sequence TTGTTCGTGGCTGAGACGCGGTCGCTGGATCGGGTGGTGATCCGATTCGCCGGGGATTCCGGCGACGGAATGCAGTTGACGGGGGATCGTTTCACTGCCGAATCGGCCTCGCTCGGCAACGACATCGCCACCCTGCCCAACTATCCCGCGGAGATCCGCGCCCCGCAGGGCACCCTCCCCGGGGTTTCCTCCTTCCAGGTGCACTTCGCCGACTACGACATCGTCACCCCCGGCGACCGGCCCGACGTGCTGGTGGCCATGAACCCGGCTGCGCTGAAGGCCAACCTCGGCGATCTGCCCAAGGGCGGGGTGATCATCGTCGACGAGGGCGATTTCACGAAACGCAACCTGGCGAAGGTCGGATGGGACGCGAATCCGCTGACCGACGGTTCCCTGGCCGACTGGAAGGTTCATTCCCTGGACCTGACGGGCATGGCGACAGCAGCGGCGAAACCCTTCGGGCTGGGCCGCAAGGACGCGGGCCGCACGAAGAACATGTTCGCCCTGGGGCTGTTGTGCTGGTTGTACTCCCGCGACACCTCCGGGACCATCGACTTCCTGAAGACCAAGTTCGCGTCAAAACCCGAGATCCGCGACGCGAACCTGGCGGCCTTCCGGGCTGGGCACGCCTACGGGGAGACCACCGAGGTCTTCGAGCACCGCTACCACGTGGCCTCTGCCCCCATGAAACCCGGCCGCTACCGCCAGATCACCGGGAACCTCGCCACCGCTTACGGTTTGATGGCGGGCGCCGACCGCGCCGGGATGCAGCTGTTCCTGGGGTCCTACCCGATCACCCCCGCCTCCGACATCCTCCACGAACTGAGCCGCCGCAAGGACGTCGGCGTGGTCACGGTGCAGGCGGAGGACGAGATCGCGGGCATCTGTTCCGCGCTGGGCGCCTCCTACGCGGGCCTGCTCGGGGTGACCACCACATCGGGTCCCGGCATGGCCCTGAAGATGGAGGCCGTCGGCCTGGGTGTGATGACCGAACTGCCCCTGGTGATCGTCGACGTGCAGCGCGCTGGGCCGTCGACGGGCATGCCTACCAAAACCGAGCAGGCCGACCTGTTCCAGGCGGTCATGGGTCGCAACGGTGAATCGCCGGTGGCGGTGCTGGCGGCCCGCTCCCCCGCGGACTGTTTCGCCATCGCCGTCGAGGCCTGCCGGATCGCGGTGAAGTACCGCACCCCGGTGATCGTGCTCACCGACGGCTACCTGGGCAACGGGGCGGAGCCGTGGCGGATCCCGGATCTCGACGACATCAACCCGATCGTCCCCGGTTACGCCACCGAACCGAACGCGACCGATCCGAAGGGGAAACCCGTTTTCCATCCGTATCTGCGCGACGAGAACCTGGCGCGCGCCTTCGCGGTGCCCGGCACCCCGGGGCTGGAGCACCGCATCGGAGGGTTGGAGAAGAACTCCGCCACGGGGGCGATCTCCTACGTTCCTGACAATCACGACCTGATGGTGCGCACCAGGCAGGCGAAGATCGACGGCATCGTCCGCGACATCCCCGACGTCGAGGTCCACGACCCCTCGGGACGGGCCCGGCTGCTGGTGCTGGGGTGGGGTTCCACCTACGGGCCCATCACGGCCGCCGCGCGCCGGGTGCGGCTGGGTGGCCGCGAGGTGGCGACGGCGCACCTGCGTCACCTCAACCCGATGCCCGCCAACCTGGGGGAGGTGCTGCGCGGCTACGACAGGGTGCTGGTGCCCGAGATGAACCTGGGGCAGCTGGCCTTCCTGCTGCGCGCCCGATACCTGGTGGACGTCCAGAGTTATTCACGGGTGCGGGGGCTGCCCATCTCGGTGGGTGAGCTGGAGGCCGACCTGACCGCCGAGATCGACTCGCTGGAGGTGGAGTGA
- a CDS encoding 2-oxoacid:ferredoxin oxidoreductase subunit beta has translation MHGLAGIPLAQAPQTRKDYTSDQEVRWCPGCGDYVILSTFQAMMADLGIARENTVVVSGIGCSSRFPYYVDCYGMHSIHGRATAIATGVAAAREDLNVWVITGDGDALSIGGNHLIHALRRNVNINILLFNNRIYGLTKGQYSPTSEQGKLTKSTPYGSLDVPFNPVALALGAEASFVARAVDSDRAQLTEVMNAAARHRGAALIEIYQNCPIFNDEAFDALKGPESANALIRLRDGEPVVFGTEEQFCVVREPDGGLRVTETATAAPERIVVHDAGRRDPSQAFALAQLTDHGVMHRAPVGIFRQVERPAYDDLLRAQVAEARAENPHDALQAAMSGKTFWEIA, from the coding sequence ATGCACGGGCTCGCCGGGATTCCCCTCGCGCAGGCACCGCAGACCCGGAAGGACTACACCAGCGACCAGGAGGTGCGTTGGTGTCCCGGCTGCGGCGACTACGTGATCCTGTCCACCTTCCAGGCCATGATGGCCGACCTCGGCATCGCCCGGGAGAACACCGTCGTGGTCTCCGGCATCGGGTGCTCGTCGCGGTTTCCCTACTACGTGGACTGCTACGGGATGCATTCCATCCACGGCCGTGCCACCGCCATCGCCACCGGGGTAGCGGCGGCCCGCGAGGACCTCAACGTGTGGGTGATCACGGGCGACGGTGATGCGCTTTCGATCGGCGGCAACCATCTCATTCACGCGCTGCGGCGCAACGTGAACATCAACATCCTGCTGTTCAACAACCGCATCTACGGACTGACGAAAGGGCAGTACTCCCCCACCTCGGAGCAGGGCAAACTGACCAAGTCCACGCCCTACGGCTCCTTGGACGTGCCGTTCAACCCGGTGGCGTTGGCGCTCGGCGCGGAGGCGTCGTTCGTGGCGCGCGCCGTCGACTCCGATCGCGCGCAGCTGACGGAGGTCATGAACGCGGCGGCCCGGCATCGCGGCGCCGCCCTGATCGAGATCTACCAGAACTGCCCGATCTTCAACGACGAGGCCTTCGACGCCCTGAAGGGCCCGGAGTCGGCGAACGCACTGATCCGGCTCCGCGACGGCGAACCCGTGGTTTTCGGCACCGAGGAGCAGTTCTGCGTGGTCCGGGAACCCGACGGGGGACTGCGGGTCACCGAAACCGCCACCGCCGCCCCGGAGAGGATCGTCGTCCACGACGCGGGACGACGGGACCCGTCGCAGGCCTTCGCCCTGGCGCAGCTCACCGACCACGGCGTGATGCACCGCGCCCCGGTCGGGATCTTCCGGCAGGTGGAGCGTCCCGCCTACGACGACCTGCTGCGCGCGCAGGTGGCCGAGGCCCGCGCGGAAAATCCGCACGACGCACTGCAGGCCGCCATGTCGGGAAAGACCTTCTGGGAAATCGCCTGA